One Phaseolus vulgaris cultivar G19833 chromosome 4, P. vulgaris v2.0, whole genome shotgun sequence DNA window includes the following coding sequences:
- the LOC137836716 gene encoding pentatricopeptide repeat-containing protein At5g40400-like, with the protein MIRRPSIYLPTLFQSFSNSTFTDKTLLFSSSTLITLHDSHSKRTLSPFYNLLPPTQNPNNVVNLISSILKHKSSHLSLLQSNDIKGILPQLGPHEISRVLLRCQSDHSSALTFFNWVKNDLNITPTVQNYCVILHVLAWSRVFSRAMELLAELIQMVEVEGVCASSNEGIYENLVRCTEDCNWNPVIFDMLVKAYVKVGMVEKALETFRRNIGTRLLPNVIACNCLLSGLSRFNYITQCWEVYEEMGRLGVHRNAYTFNILTHVLCKDGDTDKVTGFLEKMEDEGFEPDLVTYNTLVNSYCKKRRLEDAFYLYKIMYVRGVMPNLITYTTLMNGLCEEGKVKEAHQLFHQMVHRGIAPDIVSYNTLVCGYCRHGEMQMCRSILYEMIGNRICPDSITCRVIVDGYARYGKLLSALNTVEELKRFRIKIPEEVYDYLVVALCKEGKPFAARSFLHRISEDGYTPKMNTYNKLVESLCEFNNEEEALILKSDMENKSMKVNAAAYRAVIICLCRVKRTVEAEVLLEEIIGSDMLPDVEISRALIKGYCEENKVDKAVSLLKLFAKEFQVYDTESYNAVVKVFCDVGNVTELMEVEDKLLKVGYVPNKLTCRHVIHGLQKAMELDDEILNHSLS; encoded by the coding sequence ATGATTCGTCGACCTTCAATTTATCTTCCCACACTGTTTCaatcattctccaactcaactTTCACCGATAAAAcccttcttttttcttcttctactcTCATCACTCTTCATGATTCTCACTCCAAACGCACTTTGAGTCCCTTTTACAATCTTCTGCCTCCCACCCAGAACCCCAACAACGTCGTAAACCTCATCTCTTCCATCCTCAAACACAAAAGTtcccacctttcccttctccaAAGTAATGACATCAAAGGGATCCTCCCCCAGTTGGGTCCCCATGAAATTTCAAGGGTCTTGCTCAGATGCCAGTCTGATCACTCTTCAGCCCTCACTTTCTTCAATTGGGTTAAAAATGATTTGAATATCACGCCAACTGTGCAAAACTACTGTGTAATTCTTCATGTACTTGCTTGGTCTAGAGTGTTCTCTCGGGCCATGGAGTTATTGGCTGAATTGATACAAATGGTTGAGGTTGAGGGTGTTTGTGCTTCTTCAAATGAGGGCATTTACGAGAATCTTGTGCGCTGTACTGAGGACTGTAATTGGAACCCTGTGATATTTGATATGCTCGTCAAGGCTTATGTGAAGGTGGGAATGGTTGAGAAGGCTTTGGAAACTTTTAGGAGGAACATTGGGACTCGTCTTCTCCCCAATGTGATTGCTTGCAATTGTTTGCTGAGTGGGTTGTCTAGGTTTAATTACATTACTCAATGTTGGGAAGTGTATGAAGAGATGGGAAGACTTGGAGTACATAGGAATGCTTATACTTTCAATATTTTGACTCATGTTTTATGTAAAGATGGAGATACAGATAAGGTGACAGGGTTCTTGGAGAAGATGGAGGACGAAGGATTTGAACCTGATTTGGTTACATATAACACCCTTGTTAACAGTTATTGTAAGAAGAGGAGATTGGAGGATGCTTTTTATCTATACAAGATCATGTATGTCAGAGGTGTGATGCCTAATTTGATCACATATACAACCTTGATGAATGGTCTTTGCGAAGAAGGGAAGGTCAAGGAGGCTCATCAGCTTTTTCATCAGATGGTTCACAGAGGTATAGCTCCAGATATTGTGTCTTATAATACTCTTGTGTGTGGCTATTGCAGACATGGTGAGATGCAAATGTGTAGATCAATATTGTATGAAATGATAGGAAATAGGATTTGTCCTGACAGCATCACTTGTCGGGTTATAGTTGATGGATATGCCAGGTATGGAAAACTTCTTTCAGCCTTGAATACTGTTGAGGAGCTTAAGAGATTTAGAATTAAGATTCCGGAAGAAGTATATGATTATCTTGTAGTTGCACTGTGTAAGGAAGGTAAGCCATTTGCTGCTAGAAGTTTTCTGCATAGGATATCTGAGGATGGTTATACACCTAAAATGAACACATACAATAAACTGGTTGAGTCTCTATGTGAATTCAATAATGAGGAAGAAGCATTAATTTTGAAATCTGATATGGAAAATAAGAGCATGAAAGTGAATGCTGCTGCCTATAGAGCTGTTATAATCTGTTTGTGTAGAGTAAAGAGGACTGTGGAAGCTGAAGTTTTGTTGGAGGAAATTATTGGTTCAGATATGTTACCTGATGTAGAAATAAGCAGGGCATTAATAAAAGGGTATTGTGAGGAAAATAAGGTTGATAAAGCTGTGTCCTTGTTGAAACTCTTTGCCAAGGAGTTTCAAGTTTATGATACTGAAAGCTACAATGCAGTTGTTAAAGTGTTTTGTGATGTTGGGAATGTGACAGAGTTGATGGAGGTTGAGGATAAGCTACTGAAAGTGGGGTATGTTCCTAACAAGTTAACATGCAGGCATGTGATCCATGGATTGCAGAAAGCTATGGAGCTAGATGATGAGATTTTGAACCATAGTTTGTCTTAG